In Nocardia yunnanensis, one DNA window encodes the following:
- a CDS encoding shikimate dehydrogenase, whose protein sequence is MTGQRKAAVLGSPISHSRSPQLHLAAYRALGLDWTYERIECTGEQLPGLVDGLGPEWVGLSVTMPGKVAALAYASERTERAELVGSANTLVRTDSGWRADCTDVDGVRGALEGAGVKDIERAVVLGAGGTARPALLALSDLGAHTVTIVARDRGRAADTLELAEQLGMSAEVLGFDREGLLFVCSDVDAVVSTVPADAAAAVADAVAMAPVVLDAIYNPWPTPLAEAVARAGNTVVSGLDMLLNQAYGQVEQFTGRPAPRAEMAAALQR, encoded by the coding sequence CTGACGGGACAGCGCAAGGCGGCCGTGCTCGGCAGCCCGATCTCGCATTCGCGGTCGCCGCAACTGCATCTGGCCGCCTATCGGGCACTTGGTCTGGACTGGACCTACGAGCGGATCGAGTGCACCGGTGAGCAGTTGCCCGGCCTGGTGGATGGGCTCGGGCCGGAGTGGGTCGGACTGTCGGTGACCATGCCCGGCAAGGTCGCCGCACTGGCCTACGCGTCCGAGCGCACCGAACGAGCCGAACTGGTCGGTTCGGCGAATACGCTGGTGCGCACCGATTCCGGATGGCGTGCCGACTGCACCGACGTCGACGGCGTGCGGGGCGCGTTGGAGGGCGCGGGCGTGAAGGACATCGAACGCGCCGTCGTGCTGGGTGCCGGCGGCACCGCCCGGCCCGCGCTGCTGGCGCTGTCGGACCTGGGCGCACACACCGTCACCATCGTCGCCCGCGACCGCGGCCGCGCCGCCGACACCCTGGAACTGGCCGAGCAGCTGGGCATGTCGGCCGAGGTGCTCGGTTTCGACCGCGAGGGCCTGCTGTTCGTCTGCTCCGACGTGGACGCCGTCGTGAGCACCGTGCCCGCCGACGCCGCGGCGGCCGTGGCCGATGCGGTGGCGATGGCCCCGGTCGTACTGGACGCCATCTACAACCCGTGGCCGACGCCGCTCGCGGAAGCCGTTGCGCGCGCGGGCAATACCGTCGTCAGCGGACTCGACATGCTGCTGAACCAGGCCTACGGGCAGGTCGAGCAGTTCACCGGCCGCCCCGCCCCGCGCGCGGAAATGGCCGCGGCACTACAGCGCTGA
- a CDS encoding DUF3291 domain-containing protein produces the protein MHLAQFNIGRMIAPRGDARVAEFYDHLDEMNAVADAAPGFVWRMVDGEANDATSLRPYDRDPEMLVNLSVWESRQTLFDYVYRSGHMEYLRRRREWFLPLGEVFTALWWIPEGTIPELADAMRRLEHLREHGPTPYAFTFRQAFEPEEPQSVPVDTRSAL, from the coding sequence ATGCACCTCGCACAGTTCAATATCGGACGCATGATCGCGCCGCGCGGCGATGCGCGCGTCGCCGAGTTCTACGACCACCTCGACGAGATGAATGCCGTCGCCGACGCCGCCCCCGGCTTCGTCTGGCGCATGGTCGACGGCGAGGCCAACGACGCGACCTCGCTGCGGCCCTACGACCGCGACCCGGAGATGCTGGTCAACCTCAGCGTGTGGGAATCACGCCAGACTCTGTTCGACTACGTCTACCGCAGCGGCCACATGGAGTATCTGCGCCGCCGGCGCGAATGGTTTCTGCCGCTGGGCGAGGTCTTCACCGCGCTGTGGTGGATTCCGGAAGGCACGATCCCGGAACTGGCCGACGCCATGCGCCGGCTCGAGCACCTGCGGGAGCACGGCCCCACGCCGTACGCGTTCACGTTCCGGCAGGCGTTCGAACCCGAAGAGCCGCAATCGGTTCCGGTGGATACGCGGTCAGCGCTGTAG
- the alaS gene encoding alanine--tRNA ligase translates to MQTHEIRRRFLEHFVKAGHTEVPSASLILADPNLLFVNAGMVQFVPYFLGQQTPPFDTATSVQKCVRTGDIENVGVTTRHNTFFQMAGNFSFGAYFKRGAMELAWSLLTNAVEDGGYGFDPEKLWVTVYLDDDEAEQIWRELGVPDERIQRRGMADNYWSMGIPGPCGPCSEIYFDRGPEYGVEGGPEADEDRYLEIWNLVFMQNERGAGRGKDDFEILGPLPKKNIDTGMGVERVAFLLQGVDNVYETDLLRPIIDKAQELTGRSYGVEPADDVRFRVIADHARTAAMLIGDGVNPGNDGRGYVLRRLLRRIVRSARLLGADKPVMGEFIKVVSELMAPSYPELATDFQRIETVAVGEEAAFLKTLSTGTKLFDETVDEVKAQGAKKISGTDAFTLHDTYGFPIDLTLEMAAEAGLQVDEEGFRSLMAEQRKRAKEDALSRKHAHADLTVYKEFVDRGATEFTGFDELATEATVLALIKDGVRVPVAEAGQDVEIILDRSPLYAESGGQIADRGSIVSSHGLKVAVNDVQKIAKKVWVHKSTVAAGQLTEGDTVLAQVDPAWRKGATQGHSGTHMVHAALRQVLGPNAVQAGSLNKPGYLRFDFNWQGALSDQQKADIEAVSNDAVADDFTVNTFVTDLPSAKKMGAMALFGENYGDEVRVVEIGGPFSMELCGGTHVQSSAQIGPITVLGESSVGSGIRRVEAFVGLDSYRYLAKERALLAGIASSLKVPSEEVPGRVEQLVERLKVAEKELERTKMAAVLSSAGTFVEQAQRVGKVLLVAAAAPAGVGAGDLRTLVQDIKGRFGSEPAVVVLLGNADGKVPFVAAVTKAAQDLGIKAGDLVSAFGPAISGRGGGKPEMAQGAGSDPAGIEAGLAALRARVAELAG, encoded by the coding sequence GTGCAGACCCACGAGATTCGACGGCGCTTCCTGGAGCATTTCGTAAAGGCCGGACATACCGAGGTACCGAGTGCCTCGCTGATCCTGGCCGACCCCAACCTGCTGTTCGTCAACGCGGGCATGGTCCAGTTCGTGCCGTATTTCCTCGGTCAGCAAACCCCGCCCTTCGACACCGCGACCAGCGTGCAGAAGTGCGTGCGCACCGGCGATATCGAGAATGTGGGCGTCACCACCCGCCACAACACCTTCTTCCAGATGGCCGGCAACTTCTCCTTCGGCGCCTACTTCAAGCGCGGGGCGATGGAGCTGGCGTGGTCGCTGCTGACCAATGCGGTCGAGGACGGCGGCTACGGCTTCGATCCGGAAAAGCTTTGGGTCACCGTCTATCTCGACGACGACGAGGCCGAGCAGATCTGGCGTGAGCTGGGGGTGCCGGACGAGCGTATCCAGCGGCGCGGCATGGCCGACAACTACTGGTCGATGGGCATTCCCGGCCCGTGTGGCCCGTGCTCGGAGATCTACTTCGACCGCGGCCCCGAATACGGCGTCGAGGGCGGCCCGGAGGCCGACGAGGACCGTTACCTCGAGATCTGGAACCTCGTGTTCATGCAGAACGAGCGCGGGGCCGGGCGCGGCAAGGACGATTTCGAGATCCTGGGCCCGCTGCCGAAGAAGAACATCGACACCGGTATGGGCGTCGAGCGCGTCGCGTTCCTGCTGCAGGGCGTCGACAATGTCTACGAGACCGACCTGCTGCGCCCGATCATCGACAAGGCGCAGGAGCTGACCGGCCGCTCCTACGGTGTCGAGCCCGCCGACGACGTGCGTTTCCGCGTCATCGCCGACCACGCCCGCACCGCCGCCATGCTCATCGGCGACGGCGTCAACCCGGGCAATGACGGCCGCGGCTACGTGCTGCGCCGCCTGCTGCGCCGCATCGTGCGCTCGGCCCGGCTGCTGGGCGCCGACAAGCCGGTGATGGGCGAGTTCATCAAGGTCGTCTCCGAGCTGATGGCACCCTCCTACCCGGAGCTCGCCACCGATTTCCAGCGCATCGAAACCGTCGCCGTCGGTGAGGAAGCCGCGTTCCTCAAGACGCTGAGCACCGGCACCAAGCTGTTCGACGAGACCGTCGACGAGGTGAAGGCGCAGGGCGCCAAGAAGATCAGCGGCACCGACGCCTTCACCCTGCACGACACCTACGGTTTCCCCATCGACCTCACCTTGGAGATGGCCGCCGAGGCCGGACTGCAGGTCGACGAGGAGGGCTTCCGCTCGCTCATGGCCGAGCAGCGCAAGCGCGCCAAGGAGGACGCGCTCTCGCGCAAACACGCTCACGCCGACCTGACGGTCTACAAGGAGTTCGTCGACCGCGGCGCGACCGAGTTCACCGGTTTCGACGAATTGGCCACCGAGGCAACGGTTCTCGCCCTGATCAAGGACGGCGTGCGGGTGCCGGTCGCCGAGGCCGGCCAGGACGTCGAGATCATCCTCGATCGCAGCCCGCTGTACGCGGAGTCCGGCGGCCAGATCGCCGACCGCGGTTCGATCGTGTCCTCGCACGGCCTGAAGGTCGCCGTCAACGACGTGCAGAAGATCGCCAAGAAGGTGTGGGTGCACAAGTCCACCGTCGCGGCCGGTCAGCTCACCGAGGGCGACACCGTGCTCGCGCAGGTCGATCCGGCCTGGCGCAAGGGCGCCACCCAGGGCCACTCGGGCACCCACATGGTGCATGCCGCGCTGCGACAGGTGCTGGGCCCCAACGCCGTTCAGGCCGGTTCGCTCAACAAGCCCGGCTACCTGCGCTTCGACTTCAACTGGCAGGGCGCGCTCAGCGACCAGCAGAAGGCCGATATCGAGGCCGTCTCCAACGACGCCGTCGCCGACGACTTCACCGTCAACACCTTCGTCACCGATCTGCCCTCGGCCAAGAAGATGGGCGCGATGGCGCTGTTCGGCGAGAACTACGGCGACGAGGTGCGGGTCGTGGAGATCGGCGGACCGTTCTCCATGGAGCTGTGCGGCGGCACGCACGTGCAGAGCTCGGCGCAGATCGGCCCGATCACCGTGCTCGGCGAGTCGTCGGTCGGCTCGGGCATCCGCCGCGTGGAAGCCTTCGTCGGCCTGGACTCCTACCGGTACCTGGCCAAGGAGCGGGCGCTGCTGGCCGGCATCGCGTCCTCGCTGAAGGTGCCCTCCGAGGAGGTGCCGGGCCGCGTCGAGCAGCTCGTCGAGCGGCTGAAGGTTGCCGAGAAGGAGCTCGAGCGCACCAAGATGGCGGCCGTGCTGTCCTCGGCGGGCACGTTCGTCGAGCAGGCGCAACGGGTCGGCAAGGTGCTGCTGGTCGCCGCCGCCGCGCCCGCGGGCGTCGGCGCGGGCGATCTGCGCACCCTGGTGCAGGACATCAAGGGCCGCTTCGGTTCCGAGCCCGCCGTCGTGGTGCTGCTCGGCAATGCCGACGGCAAGGTGCCGTTCGTCGCCGCGGTCACCAAGGCCGCCCAGGATCTCGGCATCAAGGCCGGGGATCTGGTGTCCGCGTTCGGTCCGGCCATTTCGGGTCGCGGCGGCGGTAAGCCGGAGATGGCCCAGGGCGCGGGTTCGGATCCGGCGGGCATCGAGGCGGGTCTGGCCGCGTTGCGTGCGCGGGTGGCCGAGCTCGCCGGGTAA
- a CDS encoding endolytic transglycosylase MltG has product MTDRWTRAEERYRQNAERRYRRDDLDWSQADDYEDDTTVIPRYEDEHYADEPYTADEYDEEPPLAPEPPRRSAPQRAERTRAQGRSGRGQSRASGGRGGSRPKRSRVASRKAAERKRRRRNLFVIAGVFAVLFVGAVGFAGWKFVGKLNPPADFSGPQGPLVVIQIKTGDTATQIAQTMADKGIVKSSGAFYEAAVRNTNMNSIQPGYYAIPGHSKGSEAVTALFSKDARVGNVVISEGRQLHDSSDASTNARKDGIYRKIADASCVGTGTAAKCVTYEALDQAGATADPATLGVPTWALERVKSAPDRTRQLEGLIAGGTWDFDPSASAQDILKQLVTASAQTYEASGLMQSGSANGLSPYDTLIAASLVEREALPQDMSKVARVIVNRLAAQQKLEFDSTVNYNLDKTEVATTDADRAKKTPWNTYASPGLPATPISAPSLDATRAMENPAPGNWLYFVTVDKQGTTLFTDNYQAHLSNIEKARQSGILDSGR; this is encoded by the coding sequence ATGACCGACCGCTGGACGCGGGCCGAGGAACGCTACCGGCAGAACGCCGAACGGCGTTACCGCCGCGACGATCTGGACTGGTCACAGGCGGACGATTACGAGGACGACACCACCGTCATCCCGCGTTACGAGGATGAGCACTACGCCGACGAGCCCTATACGGCCGACGAGTACGACGAGGAGCCCCCACTCGCCCCGGAACCGCCGCGTCGCAGCGCACCCCAGCGCGCGGAACGCACCCGCGCCCAGGGTCGGTCGGGTCGCGGGCAGTCGCGCGCGAGCGGTGGCCGCGGCGGGTCGCGGCCCAAACGTTCCCGGGTGGCCTCGCGCAAGGCGGCCGAACGCAAACGCCGCCGGCGCAACCTGTTCGTCATCGCGGGCGTGTTCGCCGTATTGTTCGTCGGCGCAGTCGGATTCGCGGGCTGGAAGTTCGTCGGCAAGCTGAACCCGCCCGCGGACTTCTCCGGACCGCAGGGGCCGCTGGTCGTCATCCAGATCAAGACCGGTGACACCGCCACGCAGATCGCGCAGACCATGGCCGACAAGGGCATCGTCAAGAGCAGCGGCGCCTTCTACGAAGCGGCCGTGCGCAATACGAACATGAACTCGATCCAGCCCGGCTACTACGCCATTCCCGGCCACAGCAAGGGTTCGGAGGCGGTGACCGCGCTGTTCAGCAAGGACGCGCGGGTCGGCAATGTGGTGATCTCCGAGGGCCGCCAGCTGCACGACTCCAGCGACGCCAGCACCAACGCCCGCAAGGACGGCATCTACCGCAAGATCGCCGACGCCAGCTGCGTCGGCACCGGCACCGCCGCCAAGTGCGTCACCTACGAGGCGCTCGATCAGGCCGGGGCCACCGCCGACCCGGCCACCCTGGGCGTGCCGACATGGGCGTTGGAGCGGGTGAAGTCCGCACCGGACCGCACCCGTCAGCTCGAGGGCCTGATCGCCGGCGGCACCTGGGATTTCGATCCCAGCGCCAGCGCGCAGGACATTCTCAAACAGCTGGTGACCGCGAGCGCGCAGACCTACGAGGCCAGCGGGCTCATGCAATCCGGCTCCGCCAACGGCCTCTCTCCCTACGACACGCTCATCGCGGCGTCGCTGGTCGAGCGCGAGGCGCTGCCGCAGGACATGTCAAAGGTGGCGCGGGTGATCGTGAATCGGCTCGCCGCCCAGCAGAAACTGGAGTTCGACTCCACCGTCAACTACAACCTCGACAAGACCGAGGTCGCCACCACCGACGCGGACCGGGCCAAGAAGACGCCGTGGAACACCTACGCCAGCCCGGGCCTGCCCGCGACGCCGATCTCCGCGCCGTCGCTGGATGCCACGCGCGCCATGGAGAATCCCGCGCCGGGCAACTGGCTGTACTTCGTCACCGTCGACAAGCAGGGCACCACGTTGTTCACCGACAACTACCAGGCGCATCTGAGCAATATCGAAAAGGCCAGGCAGAGTGGAATCCTCGACAGTGGACGGTGA
- a CDS encoding B-4DMT family transporter — translation MNAWVLRAVGLGALTVLLETLLGFGMMTWPTAGAWMRILCLIVLVGAVLTWGVLDGRADRRANPDPEQGSDLTMRWLEAAVAGGLGAGLVAWLLDFLPKFDLGDQGLLFNITSGAAWIILLIFIPGMLGVTIGRFLVGREHKKRAPAASPEPAHA, via the coding sequence ATGAATGCGTGGGTGTTGCGTGCCGTCGGCCTGGGGGCGCTGACCGTGCTGCTGGAGACCCTGCTCGGGTTCGGCATGATGACCTGGCCGACCGCGGGCGCGTGGATGCGGATCCTGTGCCTGATCGTGCTGGTCGGCGCGGTCCTGACCTGGGGTGTGCTGGACGGGCGCGCGGATCGGCGCGCCAATCCGGATCCCGAGCAGGGCTCGGATCTGACCATGCGATGGCTCGAGGCCGCGGTCGCCGGCGGTCTCGGCGCCGGCCTGGTGGCGTGGCTGCTGGATTTCCTGCCCAAGTTCGATCTGGGCGATCAGGGCCTGCTGTTCAACATCACCTCCGGCGCGGCGTGGATCATCCTGCTGATCTTCATCCCGGGCATGCTGGGCGTGACCATCGGCCGCTTCCTGGTCGGCCGCGAACACAAGAAGCGTGCCCCGGCCGCCAGCCCGGAACCCGCCCACGCCTGA
- the aroB gene encoding 3-dehydroquinate synthase translates to MSEPTRIEVRTAAPYPVIIGRGLLGDLVAQVTGRSAVRTVAIFYQPPLAETAEVVRKALVEQGIDAHRVEIPDAEAGKDLQVAGFCWEVLGRIGLTRKDLIISLGGGAATDLAGFVAATWMRGVDIVHVPTTLLAMVDAAVGGKTGINTEAGKNLVGCFHEPAAVMVDLATLETVPRNEIVAGMAEIIKAGFIADPVILELVERDPQAALDPTGEVLPELIRRAIQVKADVVAADLRESDLREILNYGHTLGHAIERRERYRWRHGAAVSVGLVFAAELGRLAGRLDDATAERHRSVLESIGLPTTYDADALPQLLDAMQTDKKTRSGVVRFVVLDGLAKPGRLEGPDPSLLAAAYSAIAREDGPSGGGILL, encoded by the coding sequence ATGAGCGAGCCGACTCGCATCGAGGTCCGCACCGCCGCCCCGTATCCGGTGATCATCGGGCGGGGGTTGCTGGGTGATCTGGTCGCGCAGGTGACCGGGCGGTCCGCGGTGCGGACCGTGGCGATCTTCTATCAGCCGCCGCTGGCCGAGACGGCCGAGGTGGTGCGGAAGGCGTTGGTGGAGCAGGGCATCGACGCACATCGCGTGGAGATCCCGGATGCGGAGGCCGGTAAGGATCTGCAGGTCGCCGGGTTCTGCTGGGAGGTGCTGGGCCGCATCGGCCTGACCCGCAAGGACCTGATCATCAGCCTGGGCGGCGGCGCGGCCACCGACCTGGCCGGGTTCGTGGCCGCCACCTGGATGCGCGGCGTGGACATCGTGCACGTGCCGACCACGCTGCTGGCCATGGTGGACGCCGCGGTCGGCGGCAAGACCGGCATCAACACCGAGGCGGGCAAGAACCTGGTGGGCTGCTTCCACGAGCCCGCCGCGGTCATGGTGGATCTGGCGACGCTGGAGACGGTGCCCCGCAACGAGATCGTGGCCGGGATGGCCGAGATCATCAAGGCCGGTTTCATCGCCGACCCGGTGATCCTGGAACTGGTCGAACGCGATCCGCAGGCCGCCCTGGACCCGACGGGCGAGGTGCTGCCGGAGCTGATCCGCCGCGCCATCCAGGTGAAGGCCGATGTGGTGGCCGCGGATCTGAGGGAATCGGATCTGCGCGAGATCCTCAACTACGGCCACACCCTCGGCCACGCCATCGAGCGCCGCGAGCGCTACCGCTGGCGGCACGGCGCGGCCGTCTCGGTGGGCCTGGTGTTCGCCGCCGAGTTGGGCCGGCTGGCCGGCCGTCTCGACGACGCCACCGCCGAACGCCACCGCAGCGTGCTCGAGAGCATCGGCCTGCCCACCACCTACGACGCCGACGCCCTGCCACAACTGCTGGACGCCATGCAGACCGACAAGAAGACCCGTTCGGGCGTGGTCCGTTTCGTGGTGCTCGACGGCCTGGCCAAGCCCGGCCGCCTGGAGGGCCCGGACCCGAGCCTGCTGGCCGCGGCGTATTCGGCGATCGCCCGCGAGGACGGTCCCTCCGGCGGCGGAATTCTGCTGTAG
- a CDS encoding MarR family winged helix-turn-helix transcriptional regulator, with protein sequence MAQAHPVDRELRDRLTVVVPLISSYLRRAKHDMPAGMRQAFETAGLGARHGAVLAFVWSSGPVSVSEVARRLNLSLTNTSQLSGELTRAGWLRRDSDPADHRRTLLSVPPERHDEFGDFLDRRSDVLLRALARLTPGERAGFLAGLTAWADEIERARPD encoded by the coding sequence GTGGCGCAAGCACACCCGGTCGACAGGGAGCTACGGGATCGGCTGACGGTCGTGGTGCCGTTGATCTCGTCGTATCTGCGGCGCGCCAAACACGACATGCCCGCCGGTATGCGGCAGGCGTTCGAGACCGCCGGACTGGGCGCGCGTCATGGCGCGGTGCTGGCGTTCGTGTGGTCGTCCGGACCGGTGAGCGTTTCGGAGGTGGCCCGGCGGCTCAATCTGAGCCTCACCAATACCAGCCAGCTCAGCGGCGAACTGACCCGCGCGGGCTGGCTACGCCGCGACAGCGATCCGGCTGATCATCGCCGCACCCTGCTGTCGGTGCCGCCCGAGCGGCACGACGAATTCGGCGATTTCCTCGACCGGCGCAGCGATGTCCTGCTGCGCGCGCTGGCGCGCCTGACCCCCGGCGAGCGCGCGGGATTCCTCGCGGGCCTCACCGCCTGGGCCGACGAGATCGAGCGAGCCCGGCCGGATTGA
- a CDS encoding helix-turn-helix transcriptional regulator, translating into MSIEAVALLQDPIRKRLYDYVVAAGHDVGRDEAAAAVEIKRPLAAFHLDKLTEAGLLDAVFRRPDGRTGPGSGRPAKFYRRAEAEFAVSLPERDYRTVATILAEAVEHEGFEAAIAEAAAAHGPVVTGGELFAALAERGYEPYRDGAVIRLRNCPFHRLALDFPPLVCGMNLALLAGPAAEAGWTARMDAAPGRCCVSFSKTNED; encoded by the coding sequence GTGAGCATCGAAGCCGTCGCCCTGCTGCAGGACCCGATCCGCAAGCGGCTCTACGACTATGTGGTGGCCGCGGGCCACGATGTCGGCCGCGACGAGGCGGCCGCGGCGGTCGAGATCAAGCGGCCGCTGGCGGCCTTCCACCTCGACAAGCTCACCGAGGCCGGTCTGCTGGACGCGGTCTTCCGCCGCCCCGACGGCCGCACCGGTCCGGGTTCGGGGCGGCCCGCGAAGTTCTATCGCCGCGCCGAGGCCGAGTTCGCCGTCAGCCTGCCCGAACGCGACTATCGCACGGTCGCAACGATTCTCGCCGAGGCCGTCGAGCACGAGGGCTTCGAGGCGGCGATCGCCGAGGCGGCCGCGGCGCACGGGCCGGTGGTGACCGGCGGCGAACTGTTCGCGGCGCTGGCCGAGCGCGGCTACGAGCCCTACCGCGACGGCGCGGTGATTCGATTGCGCAACTGCCCTTTTCACCGCCTCGCCCTCGACTTCCCGCCGCTGGTGTGCGGCATGAACCTGGCCCTGCTCGCGGGCCCGGCCGCCGAGGCCGGCTGGACCGCGCGCATGGACGCGGCCCCGGGCCGGTGTTGCGTGAGTTTCTCTAAAACCAACGAAGATTAG
- the ruvX gene encoding Holliday junction resolvase RuvX, with the protein MIDSDTTDTPGPVPGAGPGFERTPTPASGVSAGRGFASERPSAERDPGRGRRLGIDVGSVRIGVASSDPDGLLATPVETVPRAKKVAPGMLAPDLARIAEIVREYEAVEVIVGLPRTLRGESGSSAKLAATFAGRLRSLIAPVPVRLSDERLTTVSAARALRDSGVRARGQRQVIDQAAAVSILQGWLDERSALLKPRGEDA; encoded by the coding sequence ATGATCGACTCCGACACCACCGACACGCCCGGCCCCGTACCCGGGGCCGGGCCCGGTTTCGAACGGACGCCGACCCCGGCGTCCGGGGTCTCGGCGGGGCGCGGTTTCGCCTCCGAACGCCCCTCGGCCGAACGGGATCCGGGGCGCGGCCGCCGGCTGGGCATCGATGTGGGTTCCGTGCGTATCGGCGTCGCCTCCAGCGATCCGGACGGCCTGCTGGCCACCCCGGTGGAGACGGTGCCGCGCGCGAAAAAGGTTGCGCCCGGGATGCTCGCGCCCGATCTCGCCAGGATTGCCGAGATTGTGCGGGAATACGAGGCCGTGGAAGTAATCGTCGGCCTGCCGCGCACCTTGCGCGGCGAGAGCGGGTCTTCCGCTAAGCTGGCTGCCACCTTCGCGGGGCGTTTGCGGTCGCTGATCGCACCGGTGCCGGTGCGACTTTCCGACGAACGTTTGACTACGGTGTCTGCTGCACGTGCGTTGCGAGACAGTGGAGTTCGCGCACGCGGGCAGCGGCAGGTCATCGATCAAGCCGCCGCCGTGTCGATCCTGCAAGGATGGTTGGACGAACGGAGTGCCCTTTTGAAGCCGCGCGGTGAAGACGCATGA
- a CDS encoding multicopper oxidase family protein, translating into MSGGANTPVHQGISRRALLRGSAALGAVGVAAAVGAWQWSVDSPADRLHLTSRARLPEPFTVPLTMPPVLAPVARDDTTDYYRIVQRAADVEVLPGYSTPIWGYNGVFPGPTIVSNRERRTVVTHRNELPVPVVVHLHGGHVPEESDGYPTDLLYPVGGSGGMADRTGMAGMAMHPDAAAHTMIGERDYTYPAGQPAATLWYHDHRMDFTGPAVWRGLAGFHLVTDAAEQRLGLPTGARELPLLLADRAFDARGEFDYPAVDSTLLPTPGVRGKFGRGVLGDVVLVNGRPWPAHRVATARYRLRLLNGSNARVYRLRFDRRGGSVPIVQIGSDGGLLARPQELREVTIAPGERYDVIVDFGECAVGDQVTVYNDLGAGTTTRVLRFDVTERVPDTSVIPHRLTDFETLTRAAAVTTRRFTFRQGDAGGMRGWVINGRAYDPGTPIARPTLGDVEVWQLSTDLDHPIHLHLNQFQVLTRDGRTPSAADRGWKDTLYLTATGTAEIAVRFTDHAGRFVLHCHNLEHEDMAIMATFTTVGGGR; encoded by the coding sequence GTGAGCGGCGGTGCGAATACTCCCGTACACCAAGGGATTTCGCGGCGGGCGCTGCTGCGGGGGTCGGCGGCGCTCGGGGCGGTCGGGGTGGCGGCCGCGGTGGGCGCGTGGCAGTGGTCGGTGGATTCGCCCGCCGATCGGCTGCATCTGACCAGCCGGGCGCGGCTGCCGGAACCGTTCACCGTGCCGTTGACGATGCCGCCGGTGCTCGCACCCGTGGCGCGCGACGACACCACCGACTACTACCGGATCGTGCAGCGGGCCGCCGATGTCGAAGTGCTGCCGGGGTATTCGACGCCGATCTGGGGGTACAACGGGGTTTTCCCCGGGCCGACCATCGTGTCGAACCGAGAACGGCGCACGGTCGTCACCCATCGCAACGAGCTGCCGGTCCCGGTGGTGGTGCACCTGCACGGCGGGCATGTGCCGGAGGAATCCGACGGGTATCCGACGGATCTGCTGTACCCGGTGGGCGGATCCGGCGGCATGGCCGACCGGACCGGCATGGCGGGGATGGCCATGCACCCGGATGCGGCCGCGCACACCATGATCGGGGAACGCGACTACACCTATCCGGCGGGCCAGCCCGCCGCCACCCTGTGGTATCACGACCACCGCATGGATTTCACCGGTCCGGCGGTGTGGCGGGGACTGGCGGGCTTTCATCTGGTGACCGACGCGGCCGAGCAGCGGCTGGGGCTGCCCACGGGGGCGCGGGAGCTGCCGCTGCTGCTGGCCGACCGCGCCTTCGACGCGCGCGGTGAGTTCGACTATCCGGCCGTCGATTCGACGCTGCTGCCCACGCCGGGGGTGCGCGGGAAGTTCGGTCGTGGCGTGCTCGGTGACGTGGTGCTGGTGAACGGCAGGCCGTGGCCCGCACACCGGGTCGCGACGGCCCGCTACCGGCTGCGGCTGCTCAACGGGTCCAATGCGCGGGTGTACCGGTTGCGCTTCGATCGGCGCGGCGGGTCAGTGCCGATCGTGCAGATCGGCTCCGACGGCGGATTGCTCGCGCGCCCACAGGAATTGCGGGAAGTGACCATCGCGCCCGGGGAACGCTACGACGTGATCGTGGACTTCGGCGAGTGCGCGGTCGGCGATCAGGTCACCGTGTACAACGATCTCGGCGCCGGAACGACCACGCGCGTCCTACGATTCGACGTCACCGAACGGGTGCCCGACACCTCCGTGATCCCCCACCGGCTCACCGATTTCGAAACCCTCACGCGCGCCGCCGCGGTCACCACCCGCCGGTTCACCTTCCGGCAAGGCGACGCGGGTGGGATGCGCGGGTGGGTGATCAACGGCCGCGCCTACGATCCGGGGACGCCGATCGCGCGGCCGACCCTGGGTGACGTCGAGGTGTGGCAGCTGTCCACCGATCTCGATCACCCGATTCACCTGCACCTCAACCAATTCCAGGTGCTCACCCGCGATGGCAGGACGCCCTCGGCCGCCGATCGCGGCTGGAAGGACACCCTCTACCTGACCGCCACCGGCACGGCCGAGATCGCCGTCCGGTTCACCGACCACGCGGGACGGTTCGTGCTGCACTGCCACAACCTCGAACACGAGGACATGGCCATTATGGCCACCTTCACCACCGTGGGCGGCGGCCGCTGA